The region TCCGGGAGCGTCAGGCCAAACAAGCCCATTTCCCGCATCTGTTCGACGATGTCTTGGGGGATCGCGTCGGTGTCGGCCACTTCGTTTTCACGGGGAATCAGCACTTCGCTGACGAACTGACGAAGGGAATCCAACAGTATCTGCAGGGTTTCGGTATCACGGATCATGTGCGCTCCTGAGGCTCGCAAGCGAGCCGGTTTTTTGGGCGCCGTTACTCCGTTGCGTCAGCGAGCAGCGGCGCCAATGTTATTGACCATGTTGATCAGGCGAGGCCCGATATCGTCCACGAGCTGTTCACGGGGTAGCTGAAAGCTCGGTCCACCGCAGTTGAAGGTCAGTAACCCGTACTGCGGGTGCAGCAATGGAACTGCAACGGAGTTGACGTCGCGATGCCACTCACCGATCGACAGGCAGAAGCCGTAGTCGGCGAAATCCCTGAACGCTTTGTCCAGTCCCTTGCGGATGGCTGGCCATTGCTCCGATTCGCGCTGGCGAATGTGATCGAGCAGAAACTCCCGCTCGGTTTCCGGCATCGCAGCAAGGCACGCCCGACCTACCGAACTCTGTGCCAGCGGCAAGTAGCTGCCGATCTGCCGGCGCATGGTCATGTTGCCCTGACCCTGAACCACATCCAGGTACACCATCTGAAGTCGATCGCGGGCGGCCATAGCGACGGCCGCCTGAGCGTGATTGGCCAATTCCTCCATCAAGGGATGAGCCACCGTGCGAATCGCCAGATTCGACAACATGGCGTAACCGAAACCCAACACACCTACGTCCAGCTGATACTTGCCTGAATGCACTTCACGTTTGAGGCAGCCCAACCGCATCAGCGTATTGGTCAGACGCGTCACCGTCGGTTTGGGCAGCCCGGTCATTCGCGCCAGGTCCTGATTGCCGAGCACGTTGTCGCGCGGGGTGAAACACCTCATCAGCTCAAGTCCGCGTGCCAACGCCGTTACGAACTGACCACTGCTTTCGTCTTCGCTCAGCGCGCTGGCGGGATCTAGCATGCCCATCTTCAGTAAGCCGATTTCATCCGCTCCTTTCGTCTTGTCCACGGCCTGGTGATCTGCCTTGTTGCGACCCATGGTAGAACCTCGCTTTCGAGAAATGCAAGAAAATAAAATACAGTTTCGCCTGACGAAATTGTATTTTGTGCTTAATCAAAAACCAATCTATTTATTTTTATTGTTTAAGTCACTGTAATTAAAGGACTAAAACAGATTTATTGGTTTGCCTGTTTACAGGAATTTAGAAGCGTATCTATGATTGATCGTAATTACGGTATTAAGTTTCGTATAGCGAAACAAAAATAAGAGGTAGGTATGGACTCCCAACTTAACGCTGTAGTGGATCTGCAAATCCGCGATGATGCCGTCGCTGTCGTACGGATCCAGCGGCCCGAGGTCAAAAACGCACTCAACAGCGCGGTGCGCGAACTGTTGGCAGAAATCTTTCGCTCTCTGGCCGGCAATGAGCAGGTGCGGGCGATCGTCCTCACCGGTGGTGAACAGTGCTTTGTCGCCGGTGCCGACATCCGCGAGTTCGCCGAGGCCAGCCCTATCGAGATGTATCGCCGCCACACGGAGTACTTGTGGGAGGCCATCGCTCGTTGCCCTAAACCTGTGATTGCAGCGGTGAATGGTTTTGCTTTGGGGGGCGGCTGCGAATTGGCTATGCATTGCGACATCATCGTTGCAGGGCAATCGGCTCGCTTCGGTCAGCCGGAGGTCAAGCTTGGCCTGATGCCAGGAGCCGGTGGCACCCAACGCCTGATTCGCGCCGTCGGCAAATTCCAGGCGATGCGTATCGCACTGACGGGCTGTCTGGTCGCGGCCCCCGAAGCGCTTGCCATGGGCATGGTCAGCGAGGTGGTGAGTGACGAACGCACAGTGCCGCGAGCCCTTGAGCTGGCGGCTGAAATAGCCGCGTTACCGCCGCTGGCTGTCGCGCAGATCAAGGAAGTGATGTTGCTCGGTGCCGACTTGCCCCTGGACAGCGCCTTGGCGTTGGAGCGCAAGGCGTTTCAGTTGCTGTTTGATTCCAGGGACCAGAAAGAGGGCGCCACTGCCTTCCTTGAAAAACGCAAAGCCATCTTCTCGGGAGAGTGATTCATGACACGCGAGATCAACCATGTGGCTGTTGTGGGGGCTGGCATCATGGGCACCGGCATTGCCCAGATTGCAGCCCAAGCCGGTATTCAGGTCCTGCTGTTTGATAACCGCGAAGGTGCCGCCCAGGCCGCTCGCGATAACCTTGAACAGACACTGGACAAGCTGGTGAGCAAGGGCAAGGTCCTCGGAGCAGATGCACAGGCCACGCTCGATCGCCTGCAGGTAGCAACCGCGCTGAATGAGCTCAAGGACGTCGACTTGGTCGTCGAAGCCATTATTGAGCGCCTCGATGCCAAGCAGGCTTTGCTCGCACAGCTTGAAGCGGTCGTTGGTGACGATTGCATTTTGGCAACCAATACCTCGTCACTGTCCGTGACCAGCATCGCCCGGGAATGTCGGCGTCCTGAACGTGTCGCGGGATTCCATTTCTTCAACCCGGTGCCGCTGATGAAAGTGGTGGAGGTCATCGACGGCCTGGCCAGTGATCCGCAGGTGGGTGATCGCTTGCAGGCGTTGGCGGCGCGCATGGGCCATCGTGGTATTCGAGCCAAGGACACGCCAGGTTTCATCATCAACCATGCGGGGCGAGCCTACAGCACCGAAGCCTTGCAAATTCTCAAGGAAGGCGTGACTGAGCCCGCCGAAATCGACCGCATCCTGCGCGAAGGCCTGGGTTTTCGCATGGGGCCGCTGGAGCTGTTCGACCTTACAGCCCTGGATGTCTCGCACCCGGTGATCGAGTCGATCTACAACCAGTTTTACCAGGAGCCTCGATATCGCCCGGCAGCGCTGACTCGGCAGATGCTTGAGGCCGGGTACGTCGGTCGCAAGGTCGGGCGTGGCTTTTACCGGTATGCCAACGGCCAAATGGTTG is a window of Pseudomonas sp. 10S4 DNA encoding:
- a CDS encoding IclR family transcriptional regulator; the protein is MGRNKADHQAVDKTKGADEIGLLKMGMLDPASALSEDESSGQFVTALARGLELMRCFTPRDNVLGNQDLARMTGLPKPTVTRLTNTLMRLGCLKREVHSGKYQLDVGVLGFGYAMLSNLAIRTVAHPLMEELANHAQAAVAMAARDRLQMVYLDVVQGQGNMTMRRQIGSYLPLAQSSVGRACLAAMPETEREFLLDHIRQRESEQWPAIRKGLDKAFRDFADYGFCLSIGEWHRDVNSVAVPLLHPQYGLLTFNCGGPSFQLPREQLVDDIGPRLINMVNNIGAAAR
- a CDS encoding enoyl-CoA hydratase, coding for MDSQLNAVVDLQIRDDAVAVVRIQRPEVKNALNSAVRELLAEIFRSLAGNEQVRAIVLTGGEQCFVAGADIREFAEASPIEMYRRHTEYLWEAIARCPKPVIAAVNGFALGGGCELAMHCDIIVAGQSARFGQPEVKLGLMPGAGGTQRLIRAVGKFQAMRIALTGCLVAAPEALAMGMVSEVVSDERTVPRALELAAEIAALPPLAVAQIKEVMLLGADLPLDSALALERKAFQLLFDSRDQKEGATAFLEKRKAIFSGE
- a CDS encoding 3-hydroxyacyl-CoA dehydrogenase; translation: MTREINHVAVVGAGIMGTGIAQIAAQAGIQVLLFDNREGAAQAARDNLEQTLDKLVSKGKVLGADAQATLDRLQVATALNELKDVDLVVEAIIERLDAKQALLAQLEAVVGDDCILATNTSSLSVTSIARECRRPERVAGFHFFNPVPLMKVVEVIDGLASDPQVGDRLQALAARMGHRGIRAKDTPGFIINHAGRAYSTEALQILKEGVTEPAEIDRILREGLGFRMGPLELFDLTALDVSHPVIESIYNQFYQEPRYRPAALTRQMLEAGYVGRKVGRGFYRYANGQMVDAPQAQAVPVVEALPPVWLGTENEADRVSLTALLEQLGVQAEQGATPSSGALCLLAPYGLDATSAAERFATDPTRTVCIDPLLDSARYRTLMLTPATRVDMRNAAHALLARDGVGVSVINDSVGFVAQRVLAMIVNLAGDIVQQRIASVEDLDEGVRRGLGYPQGPLAWGDSVGTKRLLTILERMTELTGDPRYRPGPWLRRRATLGLSLCHTEPTLT